GTATGGCTATGCAAGACGAGCCGTGTCCAGGAGGAACCGTCTTCCATTTCGACAATATAGTCGTGGGTGCTCGTGCGAAACGTGACCCGAAAGCGCCGGTTTTGGGAAATAGCCCTGGCCCGTACGGCCTGGAGGTCAACCGCTACCTGACGCACCCCGCTGTTCAGCCGCGCTTGGGCCAAGATGGGCGGCAACTGTACGAACGCGATACCCCCCAGGAGACTCAGCACCCCAAGCACGACGAGCAGCTCGATGAGAGTAAAGCCGCGTTGCCGCTGTACTTTGTTCATAGGAGTTTGAAGGGTTGTCATTCCGAGCCGGAATGCAATGGAGGCGAGGAATCTCGTGTTGTCCCTGCCAGCGTGAGATTCCTCGTCGCGGAGTTTACCCTGAGCGTCCTTCGACTTCGCTGCACTACGCTCAGGATGAGCGGAAGCGAAGGGCCTGGAATGACAGCCTTCAGGGTTCCCGGACAAATTCCTAGTCCCCATACTTCTCCACCCAGGAGACTGTGTGCAGGA
The DNA window shown above is from Deltaproteobacteria bacterium and carries:
- a CDS encoding GspH/FimT family pseudopilin yields the protein MNKVQRQRGFTLIELLVVLGVLSLLGGIAFVQLPPILAQARLNSGVRQVAVDLQAVRARAISQNRRFRVTFRTSTHDYIVEMEDGSSWTRLVLHSHTSEEVDEALITLPPGVTINSVNSGGKITFVPRGHVDGGMTVTLGSGAISDTRKIVVNLAGRVRIE